Proteins from a genomic interval of Zonotrichia leucophrys gambelii isolate GWCS_2022_RI chromosome 5, RI_Zleu_2.0, whole genome shotgun sequence:
- the HPS5 gene encoding BLOC-2 complex member HPS5: MASVPVIPDSYNHVLAELECLDPLLSALRLDSSRLKCTCIDVSKRWLALGSSGGGLNLIQKDGWKQRLFLTHKEGAISRVACCLHDEDYVAVATSQGLVVVWELNQERRGKPERIYVSSEHKGRKVTALCWDTAALRVFVGDHVGKVSAIKINTSKQGKAAATFVMFPVQIITTVDSRVVQLDYLDGRLLISSLTRTYLCDTERQKFWKIGNKERDGEFGACFFPVGKNSGNQQPLIYCARPGSRMWEVNFDGEVQSTHQFKQLLSSPPLPVVTLRQDPHYTGSSCSPQSLSFSRLLYLTEHCVVTWTERGIYVFLPQSLQVLLWSEVKDIQDIAVHKSELFCLHTNGKVVHLSLLPVDRCVERLMRRGFWTLAARVSCLFQNSIVSCRARKNLPLDKLEHLKSQLDASTQQDLAAQLEELIAKLEPLDSACSSRRSSISSHESFSVLDSGIYRVISRRGSQSDEDSCSLHSQTFSEDERLKEFPAHHEDEQLELENVSHASVVVEADRNETFLPFSIPLSFRSPSPLVSLQAVKESVSSFVRKTTEKIGTLHISPESRGKHEAKDDEQLPELTLNPVASPQEEKESEPQNCQLPEEDHLRNLKAATAETIAKLQDPLVLLEPQCMRRVLQEWLVHLEEKFSQEHSALSVKKNKTVCAEEQRAVLEENMQVAPADRDPADKEQSDILEDCIEKENTAETCVSKSMCENGTDVTVPLGCGFQLSPPCAIEPDVLKDLMELTTLCFELRVFSAGSAEAEESSEGSLPPSASGTLACRFMQSYFFLLDLKRVKQCIITTCATSPDVWETYIAGLKEITCHSPVALAMESEDMLKILKLLHDLGPWDDSPLLLAHAQRLYEKFGETALRPLIKFHPSILPSDIKQLCRNDPAHFLAYLDSLVKSKPEDKRPFLLRSLLQPESVRLDWLCLAVSHDAPQRANTVDEEGNPRPRSHLFTWGYSQLILLLIKLPADFVMKEKMADICKSHGFWPGYLFLCLELDRRTEAFTNIVHLDDLSLLNGEDGSIPETIEEWKFVLHLAQNHSTASHQHSPQNGVAVSNGGPGCPDGITVENIALLLAKAIGPARAMPLLQECGLALELSERFTGVCEILRIAEKRQRALIQSMLERCDRFLWSQQA; encoded by the exons ATGGCCTCTGTGCCAGTAATTCCAGACTCTTACAACCATGTCTTGGCAGAGTTGGAGTGTTTGGATCCATTGCTTTCTGCACTCAGGTTGGATTCCAGTCGTCTTAAG TGCACATGTATAGATGTGTCAAAGAGATGGCTGGCTCTAGGCAGCTCAGGAGGAGGACTGAACCTTATCCAGAAGGATGGTTGGAAGCAAAGACTCTTTCTCACTCACAAG GAAGGTGCCATTTCCCGGGTGGCCTGTTGTTTGCATGATGAAGACTATGTTGCTGTTGCCACCAG CCAAGGCCTTGTAGTGGTGTGGGAGCTGAACCAGGAGCGTCGTGGGAAGCCAGAACGGATTTATGTTTCCTCTGAGCATAAGGGCAGGAAagtcacagctctgtgctgggatacAGCTGCCCTTCGAGTTTTTGTAGGAGATCATGTGGGGAAAGTATCAGCCATCAAGATTAACACCTCGAAACAAGGGAAG GCTGCAGCTACTTTTGTGATGTTTCCTGTCCAGATTATAACCACTGTAGATTCTCGGGTGGTTCAGCTCGATTATTTGGATGGAAGGCTGCTCATATCTTCACTTACCCGCACTTATTTATGTGATACTGAAAGGCaa AAGTTCTGGAAGATTGGTAATAAAGAGAGAGATGGGGAATTTGGAGCATGTTTCTTCCCTGTTGGAAAAAACAGTGGGAATCAGCAGCCATTAATATACTGTGCTCGACCTGGCTCGAGGATGTGGGAGGTGAACTTTGATGGGGAAGTGCAAAGCACACATCAGTTCAAGCAGCTGCTCTCATCTCCACCTCTTCCTGTTGTTACTCTCAG gcaGGATCCTCATTATACTGGTTCCAGTTGCTCTCCACAATCTTTATCTTTCTCCAGGCTGCTATATTTGAC TGAGCACTGTGTGGTGACCTGGACAGAAAGAGGCATTtatgtttttcttccccaaagcCTTCAAGTCTTACTCTGGAGTGAAGTTAAAG ATATTCAGGATATTGCAGTTCACAAGAGTGAGTTGTTCTGTCTGCACACAAATGGGAAAGTTGTgcacctctccctgctgccgGTCGATCGCTGCGTAGAGCGTCTGATGAGAAGAGGATTCTGGACCCTCGCTGCCAGGGTCTCTTGTCTCTTCCAAAATTCAATTGTTTCTTGCAGA GCAAGAAAAAACCTGCCTCTAGACAAGCTGGAGCACTTGAAGTCTCAGCTGGATGCTTCAACCCAACAAGATCTCGCTGCACAACTGGAAGAACTGATTGCAAAGTTGGAACCTCTGGATTCTGCATGCAGCAGTAGAAGGAGCAGTATATCATCTCAT GAAAGCTTCAGTGTCTTAGACTCTGGAATCTACCGCGTTATCAGTCGGAGGGGCAGTCAGTCAGATGAAGACTCCTGTTCTCTCCACAGTCAAACATTCTCAGAAGATGAGAGACTTAAAGAATTTCCTGCACACCATGAAGATGAACAACTAGAACTTG AGAACGTATCTCATGCATCTGTGGTGGTTGAGGCTGACCGGAATGAGACATTCCTCCCATTCAGTATTCCTTTGTCATTCCGTTCCCCATCTCCTCTCGTCTCTCTCCAAGCTGTCAAAGAAAG TGTTTCCAGCTTTGTACGCAAAACCACGGAAAAGATTGGCACACTTCATATAAGTCCTGAATCTAGAGGGAAGCATGAAGCAAAGGATGATGAGCAGCTGCCAGAACTAACTCTTAATCCAGTAGCATCTccccaggaagaaaaaga GTCAGAACCCCAGAACTGCCAGCTTCCTGAGGAGGACCATCTGAGAAATCTCAAGGCTGCAACTGCAGAAACTAT AGCCAAGCTCCAGGATCCCCTGGTTTTGTTAGAACCTCAGTGTATGAGAAGGGTCTTACAGGAATGGCTTGTCCATCTAGAAGAAAAATTCAGCCAGGAGCATTCTGCTTTGTCTGTTAAGAAAAACAAGACTGTGTGTGCTGAAGAGCAGAGGGCAGTCCTGGAGGAGAACATGCAAGTGGCTCCAGCTGACAGAGACCCAGCAGACAAGGAACAGAGTGATATTTTGGAAGACTgtattgaaaaggaaaatactgcTGAAACCTGTGTGAGCAAATCCATGTGTGAAAATGGTACTGATGTGACTGTGCCTCTGGGCTGTGGCTTTCAGCTGTCTCCTCCATGTGCCATTGAGCCTGACGTTCTGAAAGATCTCATGGAGCTGACGACTCTGTGCTTTGAGCTGCGTGTCTTTTCTGCTGGGAGTGCTGAGGCTGAGGAGAGCTCTGAGGGAAGCCTGCCACCATCAGCTTCAGGGACCTTGGCTTGTAGGTTTATGCAAAGCTACTTCTTCCTTTTGGATTTAAAGAGAGTAAAGCAGTGTATTATAACCACGTGTGCCACCAGCCCTGATGTATGGGAGACATACATTGCAGGATTGAAAG aaataacttGTCACAGTCCAGTGGCTTTAGCAATGGAAAGTGAAGATATGTTGAAAATACTGAAGCTGCTGCATGACCTGGGGCCATGGGATGACAGCCCACTGTTGCTGGCACATGCTCAAAG gCTTTatgaaaaatttggggaaacaGCTCTTCGGCCCTTGATCAAGTTCCACCCCTCTATTTTGCCTTCTGATATTAAACAGCTTTGCAGGAATGATCCAGCTCACTTTTTAGCATATTTAGATAGTCTGGTGAAATCAAAGCCAGAGGACAAAAG gcCATTTCTCCTTAGGTCTCTTCTGCAGCCAGAATCTGTACGGTTGGATTGGCTGTGCTTGGCAGTTTCTCATGATGCTCCACAAAGGGCAAACACTGTGGATGAGGAAGGAAATCCCAG GCCAAGATCACATTTGTTTACTTGGGGCTACAGCCAGCTCATTCTGCTCTTGATTAAACTTCCAGCTGATTTTGTGATGAAAGAGAAGATGGCTGACATCTGTAAATCACATGG ATTTTGGCCTGGATATCTTTTTCTCTGTCTGGAGCTGGATAGAAGAACAGAAGCCTTTACTAATATTGTTCATTTGGATGATTTGAGCCTGTTGAATGGAGAAGATG GTTCCATTCCAGAGACCATAGAAGAATGGAAGTTTGTTCTGCATCttgcacagaatcacagcacagcttcccaccagcacagcccacagaaCGGGGTCGCTGTCAGCAACGGGGGCCCGGGCTGCCCTGACGGCATCACGGTGGAAAACATCgctctgctgctggccaaggccatCGGCCCCGCCCGAGCCATGCCTCTCTTGCAGGAGTGTGGCTTGGCACTGGAGCTGTCTGAGAGGTTTACTGGTGTCTGTGAGATACTGAGAATTGCTGAGAAAAGGCAGAG agCGCTGATTCAGTCCATGTTGGAAAGGTGTGACCGGTTTTTGTGGTCTCAGCAAGCATAG
- the LOC135448534 gene encoding serum amyloid A protein-like, with amino-acid sequence MRLWVCMALLSVVLCVSAERPRIVRGVAQAGKFARDAVGGAWDMYRAYRDMREANYKGADKYFHARGNYDAARRGPGGAWAARVISDAREGWQSSVSGRGAEDTRQDQEANRWGRSGGDPNRYRPKGLPRKY; translated from the exons ATGAGGCTCTGGGTCTGCATGGCGTTGCTCTCCGTTGTTCTGTGTGTGAGTGCTGAGAGACCAAGGATAGTCCGAGGAGTAGCCCAGGCCGGAAAATTTGCCCGGGATGCAGTGGGAG GAGCATGGGATATGTACAGAGCATACAGGGACATGCGTGAGGCGAATTACAAAGGTGCTGACAAGTATTTCCATGCCCGTGGGAATTATGATGCTGCCCGGAGAGGACCTGGTGGTGCTTGGGCAGCGAGAGTGATCAG cGACGCCCgggagggctggcagagcagcgtGAGCGGCAGAGGCGCCGAGGACACCCGGCAGGACCAGGAGGCGAACAGATGGGGCCGGAGCGGCGGGGACCCGAACCGCTACCGGCCcaaggggctgcccaggaagtACTAG
- the SAAL1 gene encoding protein SAAL1, which produces MDRNPSPPCSDAEEEEGDAVGNTVYSKHWLFSVLTRLIEVIAPAEPDPGASPEGARTELDEEMENDICKVWDMSMDEDVALFLQEFNAPDIFMGVFAKSKCPRLTEICVGILGNMACFQDICMSISKDENLGQVLLQRLCDSDSPTLLETSRLLLTCLSQPEVANVWVERIRENPSVYDCVCFIMSSSTNVELLVKVGEVVDKLFDLDEELMLNWIKSGTCRSVGPSVDDSPEELPDFKIVPCILEAAKQVRSDNPEGLDVYMHILQLLTTVDEGIQAIVQAPDGGKETWSLLYELVSQELCQPDDPPIIVQEQKTVLASVLSVLSAMFASQTEQEYTRMRKNMPLIGSLIRILQYMEGCGKRAVENSKESEQEETGRTDVNEEDFHLKILKDICCELLSNMLQELTKENTLEGLHQGHLNEQTCSCAFQNLLPLYSASVESFLEVLREADQTLADNLEKRFPSLKVHTQEYPVSAGNGPDMS; this is translated from the exons ATGGACCGCAATCCGTCGCCGCCGTGCAGCGAtgcggaggaggaggagggggacgCGGTGGGCAACACGGTGTACAGCAAGCACTGGCTCTTCAGCGTCCTCACCCGCCTCATCGAG GTCATCGCCCCCGCGGAGCCGGACCCCGGCGCCAGCCCCGAGGGAGCCCGGACGGAGCTGGACGAGGAGATGGAGAATGACATCTGCAAGGTGTGGGACATGTCGATGGACGAG GATGTTGCTTTATTCCTTCAGGAGTTCAATGCCCCTGATATATTCATGGGAGTGTTTGCCAAGTCCAAATGCCCTCGGCTAACT GAAATCTGTGTGGGAATATTAGGGAATATGGCCTGTTTCCAGGACATCTGCATGTCCATTAGCAAAGATGAGAATCTCGG CCAAGTGTTACTGCAACGTTTGTGTGATTCAGACTCCCCAACCCTTCTGGAAACAAGCAG GTTGTTGTTAACTTGCCTCTCCCAGCCTGAGGTGGCCAATGTCTGGGTGGAGAGGATCCGAGAAAACCCCTCTGTGTACGACTGTGTTTGCTTCATCATGTCCAGCTCTACAAATG TTGAATTGCTGGTGAAAGTGGGTGAAGTGGTGGACAAGCTCTTTGATCTGGATGAAGAGCTGATGTTAAACTGGATCAAGAGTGGCACCTGTCGCTCTGTGGGACCCTCTGTAGATGATTCTCCTGAAGAACTTCCAGACTTTAAGATTGTGCCTTGTATACTTGAAGCAGCCAAGCAAGTCAG ATCAGATAACCCAGAAGGGCTGGATGTTTATATGCATATCCTGCAGCTCTTGACCACGGTGGATGAGGGAATCCAGGCTATTG TGCAGGCTCCTGATGGAGGAAAAGAGACTTGGAGTTTGCTTTATGAGCTCGTTAGCCAGGAGctttgccagccagatgacccACCCATCATTGTGCAGGAGCAGAAGACTGTGCTGGCCTCTGTTTTGTCTGTGCTGTCTGCTATGTTTGCTTCACAGACAGAGCAGGAGTACACCAGGATGAGGAAAA ATATGCCACTGATTGGGAGCTTGATTCGTATTTTACAATACATGGAGGGCTGTGGGAAGAGAGCTGTTGAGAACTCCAAGGAATCTGAGCAAGAGGAGACTGGAAGGACTGATGTAAATGAGGAagatttccatttaaaaattttgaagGATATTTGCTGTGAATTGCTTTCCAATATGCTTCAAGAACTAACCAAG GAGAATACCTTGGAAGGACTGCACCAGGGACACCTGAATGAACAGACATGTTCCTGTGCTTTTCAGAACCTCTTACCTCTGTATTCTGCTTCG gtgGAGAGTTTCCTTGAAGTCCTGCGTGAGGCTGATCAGACCCTTGCTGACAATCTAGAAAAACGTTTCCCCAGCCTGAAGGTTCACACCCAAGAAT ATCCTGTGTCTGCAGGCAATGGACCTGACATGTCCTGA